One region of Acidovorax sp. T1 genomic DNA includes:
- a CDS encoding DMT family transporter produces the protein MTAPRLPTASPHEARGLALGLLGVTIFALTLPMTRLAVGTPDAPLMSGLFIAMGRAALAGLLSGALLLALRAPLPQRSDARPLVLTALGVVFGFPLLTSVAMRHVSAVHASVIVGVLPLATAAVGALLHRQRPSPAFWACAVLGTGLVVTFAVLHSGSAGLALHPADVLLLGAMLCAAVGYGFGARLSQHMRAEFVICWALVISLPVTVPLAALSWPAVPLPAQAWAGFAYVSVFSMWLGFFAWYRGLALGGTVRVSQVQLVQPFLGMLFAVPLLGEGLDAASVGFGLAVMATVLLGRRMPVRAPPRPG, from the coding sequence ATGACCGCGCCGCGCCTGCCCACTGCCAGCCCGCACGAGGCCCGCGGGCTGGCCCTGGGCCTGCTCGGCGTCACCATTTTTGCCCTGACCCTGCCCATGACCCGCCTGGCCGTGGGCACGCCCGATGCCCCGCTGATGTCGGGCCTGTTCATCGCCATGGGGCGCGCGGCCCTGGCCGGGCTGCTGTCGGGGGCGCTGCTGCTGGCCCTGCGGGCACCGCTGCCGCAGCGCTCCGACGCCCGGCCACTGGTGCTGACAGCGCTCGGTGTGGTGTTTGGCTTTCCGCTGCTGACGTCGGTGGCGATGCGCCACGTCAGCGCCGTGCACGCCAGCGTAATCGTGGGCGTGCTGCCGCTGGCCACCGCAGCCGTGGGAGCGCTGCTGCACCGCCAGCGCCCGTCGCCAGCCTTCTGGGCCTGCGCGGTGCTGGGCACGGGTCTGGTGGTGACTTTTGCCGTGCTGCATTCGGGCAGTGCCGGGCTGGCGCTGCACCCGGCCGATGTACTGCTGCTGGGCGCCATGCTGTGCGCGGCCGTGGGCTATGGCTTTGGCGCGCGGCTGTCGCAGCACATGCGGGCCGAGTTCGTGATCTGCTGGGCGCTGGTGATCTCGCTGCCGGTCACGGTGCCGCTGGCGGCGCTGTCGTGGCCCGCCGTGCCCCTGCCCGCGCAGGCCTGGGCTGGCTTTGCCTATGTGTCGGTGTTTTCGATGTGGCTGGGCTTCTTTGCCTGGTACCGGGGCCTGGCGCTGGGCGGCACGGTGCGCGTGAGCCAGGTGCAACTGGTGCAACCCTTTCTGGGCATGCTGTTTGCCGTGCCCCTGCTGGGCGAGGGCCTGGACGCGGCGAGCGTGGGCTTTGGCCTGGCCGTGATGGCCACCGTATTGCTGGGCCGCCGCATGCCGGTGCGCGCACCGCCCCGTCCGGGATGA
- a CDS encoding aminotransferase-like domain-containing protein has product MLTRSSSHTLTEQLAERFAERIRSRLLPAGTRLPSVRECARQQGVSPYTVVAAYDQLQAQGLVEARSQRGFFVRDFVQNGAQAQEGQAQSAIQNIANVALRTATGTAPLPSGSRINATALIRGMFHQASTHPQPGAGVFPSDWLEAGFMAAAVRKVTGSRALQDGSLQYGDPMGDPGLRQVLARKLAGLGIPARAGQIMTTVGATHALDIVSRTLLRPGDPVMVEEPGWSVEFARLDALGMRILPVPRHADGPDLAVMARYCEAHAPKLFVSVSVFHNPTGYCLSPGSAHQVLQLAQQHNFHVVEDDTYSHIAPEHATRLTVLDGLRRTIYVSGFAKILAPNWRVGYLAAPPDLVERLLDTKLLSTLTTPSILEKALALCIDQGQLRRHAARMRLRLAQARARSVQLALDAGCSFAAEPAGLFGWVETGVDTDVLAQRMLDEGYLLAPGALFHASRQPCTLMRINFTTTQDAAFWRVFQRVVAQSR; this is encoded by the coding sequence ATGCTTACCCGTTCCAGCAGCCACACACTGACCGAACAGTTGGCCGAGCGTTTTGCCGAGCGCATCCGCTCGCGGCTGCTGCCTGCGGGCACACGCCTGCCGTCGGTGCGCGAATGCGCGCGCCAGCAGGGCGTGAGCCCCTACACCGTGGTGGCGGCCTACGACCAGTTGCAGGCCCAGGGCTTGGTGGAGGCGCGCAGTCAACGTGGTTTCTTTGTACGCGATTTTGTGCAAAATGGGGCGCAAGCGCAGGAGGGGCAAGCGCAATCAGCTATACAAAATATAGCAAATGTAGCGCTCAGGACGGCCACGGGCACCGCGCCTTTGCCATCGGGGTCGCGCATCAACGCCACGGCGCTGATCCGGGGCATGTTCCACCAGGCATCCACCCATCCGCAGCCGGGCGCCGGCGTGTTTCCGTCGGATTGGCTGGAGGCGGGGTTCATGGCGGCAGCGGTGCGCAAGGTGACCGGCAGCCGCGCGCTGCAAGACGGCTCGCTGCAGTATGGCGACCCCATGGGCGACCCCGGCCTGCGCCAGGTGCTGGCGCGCAAGCTGGCGGGCTTGGGCATTCCCGCGCGGGCCGGTCAGATCATGACCACGGTGGGCGCCACGCACGCGCTCGACATCGTCAGCCGCACCCTGCTGCGGCCCGGCGACCCTGTCATGGTGGAGGAGCCCGGCTGGTCGGTGGAGTTTGCGCGCCTTGATGCCCTGGGCATGCGCATCCTGCCCGTGCCGCGCCACGCCGATGGCCCCGATCTGGCCGTGATGGCGCGCTATTGCGAGGCCCACGCCCCCAAGTTGTTCGTCAGCGTGAGCGTGTTCCACAACCCCACGGGTTATTGCCTGTCGCCCGGCAGTGCGCACCAGGTGCTGCAGCTGGCACAGCAGCACAACTTTCATGTGGTGGAAGACGACACCTACAGCCACATCGCGCCCGAGCACGCCACGCGGCTCACGGTGCTCGACGGCCTGCGGCGCACCATTTACGTGAGCGGTTTCGCCAAGATCCTGGCGCCCAACTGGCGCGTGGGCTACCTGGCGGCGCCGCCCGATCTGGTGGAGCGCCTGCTTGACACCAAGCTGCTGTCCACCCTGACGACGCCGTCCATCCTGGAAAAGGCGCTGGCTCTGTGCATCGACCAAGGGCAGTTGCGCCGCCATGCCGCGCGCATGCGCCTGCGCCTGGCCCAGGCACGCGCACGCAGCGTGCAGCTGGCGCTGGACGCCGGCTGCAGCTTTGCGGCCGAGCCGGCGGGGCTGTTTGGCTGGGTGGAGACGGGTGTGGACACTGACGTGCTGGCCCAGCGCATGCTGGACGAGGGCTACCTGCTGGCGCCCGGGGCGTTGTTCCACGCCAGCCGGCAACCCTGCACGCTGATGCGCATCAACTTCACCACCACGCAGGACGCGGCCTTCTGGCGCGTGTTCCAGCGGGTGGTGGCGCAGAGCCGGTAG
- the flgK gene encoding flagellar hook-associated protein FlgK, whose product MSLLNVGARALQANQVALQTAGHNIANVSTPGYSRQTVVLQTVQGQFTGGGYIGKGVDVQTIQRNHSELLTRQATAASAVDAGDTARMDRLRQLQEVFSGGTSGIGASINDMMNALSDVVSAPTDLTARSVALTRMDETAARMRDASQRLDEIGYTVAEQLKGSMLTVNSLAKNIAGVNEQIARAQGNGQPANDLLDQRDQLIRELNQHIQTSQVAADDGTVSVFVAGSQPLVLGSKAATLSIDDPADFGAGSGKKVLNFQQPGSSTKVELNESMLGGGQVAGLLRFQNNDLAEGRNLLGRMAVAISETMNSQNKLGLTLDGKPGENLFAPISLGNAVRSNFNTSTAATTMALTVTDPTALQASSYTISFTTADTGSITRQSDGKVFSFDDSTPSPPNTTTMADFFSTQGLSVVPTAPPNAPVAGDQFMINPLQGSAAELKAVQYSPVNLAAANPVNAAMGPANMGSLQLVSLKATGPITQPATGSPVTITFQAGSPATYSASLPGAPPTIVSGNYVSGEKISIDGWEITLSGSPKDNDTVTVGNATDPQYGDWYQRDTGNASALMALRDVPMFDGATLSDGFASAMAQVGTRTQSAQFAAELSSSIAANLERDRTAVSGVNLDEEAARLIQYQQAYQASAKLIQIAQNIFDTLIQGLGR is encoded by the coding sequence ATGAGTCTGCTCAACGTCGGCGCCCGCGCCCTGCAGGCCAACCAGGTGGCCCTGCAGACCGCAGGCCACAACATTGCCAACGTCAGCACGCCCGGCTACTCGCGCCAGACCGTGGTGCTGCAGACCGTGCAGGGCCAGTTCACCGGGGGTGGCTACATCGGCAAGGGCGTGGATGTGCAGACCATCCAGCGCAACCACAGCGAACTGCTCACGCGCCAGGCCACGGCGGCCTCTGCGGTGGATGCAGGCGACACGGCGCGCATGGACCGACTGCGCCAGCTGCAGGAGGTTTTCAGCGGCGGCACCAGCGGCATCGGTGCCTCGATCAACGACATGATGAACGCGCTTTCGGATGTGGTGAGCGCCCCCACCGACCTCACCGCGCGCAGCGTGGCCCTGACGCGCATGGACGAAACGGCGGCGCGCATGCGCGATGCCTCGCAGCGCCTGGACGAAATCGGCTACACCGTGGCCGAGCAGCTCAAAGGCAGCATGCTCACGGTCAACAGCCTGGCCAAGAACATTGCCGGCGTGAACGAGCAAATTGCCCGCGCCCAGGGCAACGGCCAGCCCGCCAACGACCTGCTAGACCAGCGCGACCAGCTGATCCGCGAGCTCAACCAGCACATCCAGACCTCGCAAGTGGCCGCCGATGACGGCACCGTGAGCGTGTTCGTGGCCGGCAGCCAGCCGCTGGTGCTGGGCAGCAAGGCAGCCACGCTGTCGATCGACGACCCGGCCGACTTTGGCGCGGGCAGCGGCAAGAAGGTGCTGAACTTCCAGCAGCCGGGCTCCAGCACCAAGGTGGAACTCAACGAAAGCATGCTCGGCGGCGGCCAGGTGGCAGGCTTGCTGCGCTTTCAGAACAACGACCTGGCCGAGGGGCGCAATCTGCTGGGGCGCATGGCGGTGGCTATCAGCGAAACCATGAATTCGCAGAACAAGCTGGGGCTGACGCTGGATGGCAAGCCAGGGGAAAACCTGTTCGCGCCGATCAGCCTGGGCAATGCGGTGCGCAGCAACTTCAACACCTCGACAGCTGCCACCACTATGGCGTTGACGGTGACGGACCCCACGGCGCTGCAGGCATCGAGCTACACCATCAGCTTCACGACCGCCGACACAGGTTCGATCACACGCCAATCGGACGGCAAGGTTTTCAGCTTCGACGACTCGACTCCATCTCCGCCGAACACGACGACGATGGCAGATTTTTTCTCGACGCAGGGGTTAAGCGTCGTCCCGACAGCCCCACCCAACGCTCCAGTCGCTGGCGACCAGTTCATGATCAACCCACTGCAGGGTTCTGCAGCGGAACTGAAGGCGGTGCAGTACTCGCCAGTGAATTTGGCGGCGGCCAATCCGGTCAATGCGGCCATGGGACCAGCGAATATGGGTTCGCTTCAGTTGGTTTCGCTGAAGGCAACCGGCCCGATCACGCAACCTGCAACGGGAAGTCCTGTAACGATTACCTTCCAAGCAGGATCGCCTGCCACATATTCAGCATCGCTTCCCGGTGCGCCCCCAACCATTGTTTCCGGCAACTATGTTTCCGGCGAAAAAATTTCCATCGACGGCTGGGAAATCACGCTCAGCGGTTCGCCCAAGGACAACGACACCGTCACAGTAGGCAACGCCACCGATCCCCAATACGGCGACTGGTACCAACGCGACACCGGCAACGCCAGCGCACTGATGGCCCTGCGCGACGTGCCGATGTTCGACGGCGCCACGCTGTCCGATGGCTTTGCCAGCGCCATGGCGCAGGTGGGCACGCGCACGCAAAGCGCGCAGTTTGCGGCCGAGCTGTCCTCCTCCATCGCGGCCAATCTGGAGCGCGACCGCACGGCCGTCTCGGGCGTCAACCTGGACGAGGAAGCGGCACGGCTGATCCAGTACCAGCAGGCCTACCAGGCCTCGGCCAAGTTGATCCAGATCGCGCAGAATATCTTTGACACCCTGATCCAGGGGCTGGGCCGCTGA
- the flgJ gene encoding flagellar assembly peptidoglycan hydrolase FlgJ, producing MALTLPTSTTSSASNALAADARSLNALKYEAGQNSPQAAKEAAKQFESLFMRELIKSMREATMKSGLMDGAQGNLGTDLLDQQLSVNMSGVPGGLSEAIARQLSRQMGGADTSISVPSTLSLPGVTSRGAAPVATGPVPKGRDGFVQSLSATAERVAQDSGIPASFMLGQAGHETGWGKSEIKHKDGSNSFNLFGIKAGKGWTGKVAEITTTEYINGKAQKVTARFRAYDSYEDSFRDYARLITDSPRYEKAQATARTGSAVAYAAELQKAGYATDPEYARKLSGAINSALRVQRAQA from the coding sequence ATGGCCCTGACCCTGCCCACTTCCACAACCTCCAGTGCCTCCAATGCGCTGGCGGCCGATGCACGATCGCTCAACGCCCTGAAATACGAGGCCGGGCAAAACAGCCCCCAGGCCGCCAAGGAAGCCGCCAAACAGTTTGAATCGCTGTTCATGCGCGAGCTGATCAAGAGCATGCGCGAAGCCACCATGAAATCCGGCCTGATGGACGGCGCCCAGGGCAACCTGGGCACCGACCTGCTGGACCAGCAGCTGTCGGTCAACATGTCGGGCGTGCCCGGCGGGCTGTCGGAAGCCATTGCGCGCCAGCTTTCGCGCCAGATGGGCGGTGCCGACACCAGCATCTCCGTGCCGTCCACTCTCAGCCTGCCCGGCGTGACCTCGCGCGGCGCAGCCCCCGTGGCCACGGGCCCGGTGCCCAAGGGGCGCGACGGCTTCGTGCAGTCGCTCAGCGCCACCGCCGAGCGCGTGGCGCAAGACAGCGGCATTCCGGCCAGCTTCATGCTGGGCCAGGCGGGGCACGAAACCGGCTGGGGCAAGAGCGAGATCAAACACAAGGACGGCTCCAACTCGTTCAACCTGTTCGGCATCAAGGCCGGCAAGGGCTGGACCGGCAAGGTGGCCGAGATCACCACCACCGAATACATCAACGGCAAGGCCCAGAAGGTGACCGCAAGGTTCCGCGCCTACGACTCGTACGAAGACTCGTTTCGCGACTACGCCCGCCTGATCACCGACAGCCCGCGCTACGAAAAAGCCCAGGCCACCGCCCGGACCGGCTCGGCCGTGGCCTATGCGGCAGAACTGCAGAAGGCCGGTTACGCCACTGACCCCGAATACGCCAGAAAGCTCAGCGGAGCCATCAACAGTGCGCTGCGCGTGCAACGTGCCCAGGCGTGA
- the flgL gene encoding flagellar hook-associated protein FlgL — protein sequence MSNSLYRVSTANQYDNALRNIGQRQTSLSNLQENLTSGKRVVRASDDPVAAAQAERAQTRLARNEADLRALDMQRNTMALAESALGQAGDAMQAFRELVVSAGNGTYTQTERDAIVQQLVGLRDQILGYANRQDANGQPLFQALGSAEAPFTGTATTVNFAGLPGQHASGNTQIAKVLDGDAAWMSVPTGNGVFEVARSAANTGNVWADVGQVTNPSALTGNDYRITFSVVGGVTTYDVTNTTTSATVLSGQPYTTPATVAFDGMSLKLTGAPVAGDSFDVKPSQPSNVFAVLENAIGAIRDAHNPDGSTNAGILTHGIARGLNEIDAAMNRLQASRGLAGDLLNRADRIESDLDTRAVQLEDDRSRAEDLDMIQGISDFQNQQVGYEAALKSYAQVQKLSLFNFIS from the coding sequence ATGAGCAACTCTCTATACCGGGTGAGCACCGCCAACCAGTACGACAACGCCCTGCGCAACATTGGCCAGCGCCAGACGTCGCTGTCCAACCTGCAGGAGAACCTGACCTCGGGCAAGCGCGTGGTGCGCGCCAGCGACGACCCGGTGGCCGCCGCGCAGGCCGAGCGCGCCCAGACACGGCTGGCGCGCAACGAAGCCGACCTGCGCGCGCTGGACATGCAGCGCAACACCATGGCCCTGGCGGAATCCGCCCTGGGCCAGGCAGGAGACGCCATGCAGGCCTTTCGCGAACTGGTGGTGAGCGCCGGAAACGGCACGTACACCCAGACCGAGCGCGACGCCATCGTGCAGCAGCTCGTGGGCCTGCGCGACCAGATCCTGGGCTACGCCAACCGCCAGGACGCCAACGGCCAGCCCCTGTTCCAGGCGCTGGGCAGCGCCGAGGCGCCCTTTACCGGCACGGCCACCACGGTCAACTTTGCCGGCCTGCCGGGGCAGCACGCCAGCGGCAACACGCAGATTGCCAAGGTGCTCGATGGCGATGCCGCCTGGATGAGCGTGCCCACGGGCAATGGGGTGTTCGAGGTGGCGCGCAGCGCCGCCAACACGGGCAATGTCTGGGCCGATGTGGGGCAGGTGACCAATCCTTCGGCACTGACCGGCAACGACTACCGCATCACGTTCTCGGTGGTGGGTGGCGTGACCACCTACGATGTCACAAACACCACGACATCGGCCACCGTGCTCTCGGGCCAGCCCTACACCACACCCGCCACCGTCGCTTTCGACGGCATGTCGCTGAAGCTCACCGGCGCCCCCGTTGCTGGCGACAGCTTTGACGTGAAACCCAGCCAGCCCTCGAATGTGTTCGCCGTGCTGGAAAACGCCATTGGCGCCATCCGCGATGCACACAACCCCGACGGCAGCACCAACGCGGGCATCCTGACGCACGGCATCGCCCGGGGGTTGAACGAAATCGATGCCGCCATGAACCGGCTGCAGGCGTCGCGCGGCCTGGCGGGCGATCTGCTTAATCGCGCCGACCGCATTGAAAGCGACCTGGACACCCGCGCCGTGCAGCTCGAAGACGACCGCTCGCGCGCCGAGGATCTCGATATGATCCAGGGCATTTCGGACTTCCAGAACCAGCAGGTGGGATACGAGGCTGCCCTCAAGTCCTATGCCCAGGTTCAGAAGCTGTCCCTGTTCAACTTCATCAGTTAA
- a CDS encoding flagellar basal body P-ring protein FlgI, producing MGVMKTLHLPRFAWLQTRALWLALALFATGLAAPAHALRLKEVAAVQGVRSNQLSGYGLVVGLDGTGDQSTQMPFTAQAMANYLQQMGISLPPGATAPQLKNVATVVITAQLPAFAQPGQLIDINVSSIGNAKSLKGGTLIAAPLRGADGEIYALAQGNVIVGGAGASAGGSKVQINHLSAGRIPQGAQVERSVPTPLHDGDTITLGLNAVDFQTARKVAQAINARQGQGTATALDGRTVQVTAPQDPGKRVNFIAELEELHLPDSTPAAKVVINARTGSVVLNQSVTLGPCAIAHGNLSITISSTPVISQPNPLSQGVTVVAQKSDITINKEAGNIIQMPASPQLADVVKALNSLGATPQDLLAILQAIKAAGALNAELEVI from the coding sequence ATGGGTGTCATGAAGACCTTGCACCTCCCTCGCTTTGCATGGCTGCAGACACGCGCGCTGTGGCTGGCGCTAGCCCTGTTTGCCACGGGGCTGGCGGCGCCAGCCCATGCCTTGCGTCTCAAGGAGGTGGCGGCGGTGCAGGGCGTGCGCAGCAACCAGCTTTCGGGCTATGGCCTGGTGGTGGGGCTCGATGGCACGGGCGACCAGTCCACGCAGATGCCGTTCACGGCCCAGGCGATGGCCAACTATTTGCAGCAGATGGGCATCAGCCTGCCACCGGGCGCCACCGCGCCGCAACTCAAGAACGTGGCCACCGTGGTCATCACAGCCCAGTTGCCGGCCTTTGCGCAGCCGGGGCAGCTGATCGACATCAACGTCTCGTCCATCGGCAACGCCAAGTCCCTCAAGGGCGGCACGCTGATCGCCGCGCCGCTGCGGGGCGCGGACGGCGAAATTTACGCGCTGGCGCAGGGCAACGTGATTGTGGGCGGCGCCGGCGCATCGGCCGGTGGCAGCAAGGTGCAGATCAACCATCTAAGCGCGGGGCGCATCCCGCAGGGCGCGCAGGTCGAGCGCTCCGTGCCTACGCCGCTGCACGATGGCGACACCATCACCCTGGGCCTGAATGCCGTGGATTTCCAGACCGCGCGCAAGGTGGCGCAAGCCATCAATGCCCGCCAAGGCCAGGGCACGGCCACGGCCCTGGACGGGCGCACGGTACAGGTGACCGCACCGCAAGACCCGGGCAAACGCGTGAACTTCATCGCAGAGCTGGAAGAACTGCATCTGCCCGACTCCACCCCCGCGGCCAAGGTGGTCATCAATGCCCGCACAGGATCGGTGGTGCTCAACCAGTCGGTCACCCTGGGCCCCTGTGCCATCGCGCACGGCAACCTGTCGATCACCATCAGTTCCACGCCCGTCATCAGCCAGCCCAACCCCCTGTCGCAGGGCGTGACCGTCGTGGCGCAAAAGAGCGACATCACCATCAACAAGGAGGCAGGCAACATCATCCAGATGCCGGCCTCGCCCCAGCTGGCCGATGTGGTTAAGGCCCTGAACTCCCTGGGCGCGACGCCGCAGGACCTGCTGGCCATCTTGCAGGCCATCAAGGCGGCCGGCGCCCTGAACGCCGAGCTGGAAGTGATCTGA
- a CDS encoding aminotransferase-like domain-containing protein — MTNWTLAARAAKMNPSAIREILKLTDKPGIISLAGGLPSPKAFPLEEFTAACNTVMARDGAAALQYATSEGYAPLRQAVADMLPWAVDPDQVLITTGSQQALDLIGKVFLDKNSRMLVETPTYLGALQAFAPQEPMAVSVASDDDGILVDDFAAQAGSGADKARLAYVLPNFQNPTGRTMTEARRAALVAKAAELNIPLIEDNPYGDLWFGEAPPAPLTARNPDGCIYMGSFSKVLAPGLRIGYIVAPQAIYPKLLQAKQAADLHTPGFNQRVVAEVIKDGFLDRHVPTIRALYKQQRDTMLAALEHEMAGLDVKWTRPAGGMFLWVRLPEGVNAQALLPEAVDRNVAFVPGAPFYAEHPDTRTLRLSYVTATSDEIRTSIAALAAAIRAHQARG; from the coding sequence ATGACGAACTGGACCCTGGCCGCACGCGCCGCCAAGATGAACCCTTCCGCGATCCGCGAGATCCTCAAACTGACCGACAAGCCCGGCATCATCAGCCTGGCCGGCGGCCTGCCCTCGCCCAAGGCGTTCCCCCTCGAAGAATTCACCGCCGCCTGCAACACCGTGATGGCGCGCGACGGCGCCGCCGCCCTGCAATATGCCACCAGCGAGGGCTACGCCCCGCTGCGCCAGGCCGTGGCCGACATGCTGCCCTGGGCCGTGGACCCGGACCAGGTGCTGATCACCACCGGCTCGCAGCAGGCGCTGGACCTGATCGGCAAGGTGTTTCTCGACAAAAACAGCCGCATGCTGGTGGAAACGCCCACCTACCTGGGCGCGCTGCAGGCCTTTGCGCCGCAAGAACCGATGGCCGTGAGCGTGGCCAGCGACGACGACGGCATTCTGGTGGACGACTTTGCCGCCCAGGCCGGCAGCGGCGCCGACAAGGCCCGCCTGGCCTATGTGCTGCCCAACTTCCAGAACCCCACGGGCCGCACCATGACCGAGGCGCGCCGCGCTGCGCTGGTGGCCAAGGCGGCCGAGCTGAACATTCCGCTGATCGAAGACAACCCCTATGGCGACCTGTGGTTTGGCGAAGCCCCACCCGCGCCCCTGACGGCGCGCAACCCCGACGGCTGCATCTACATGGGCTCGTTCTCCAAGGTGCTGGCCCCGGGCCTGCGCATCGGTTACATCGTGGCGCCCCAGGCCATCTATCCCAAGCTGCTGCAGGCCAAGCAGGCGGCCGACCTGCACACGCCCGGCTTCAACCAGCGCGTGGTGGCCGAGGTGATCAAGGACGGTTTCCTCGACCGCCATGTGCCCACGATCCGTGCGCTGTACAAGCAGCAGCGCGACACCATGCTGGCCGCGCTCGAGCACGAGATGGCTGGCCTCGATGTGAAGTGGACGCGCCCGGCGGGCGGCATGTTCCTGTGGGTGCGGCTGCCCGAGGGCGTGAACGCGCAGGCCCTCTTGCCCGAGGCCGTGGACCGCAACGTGGCCTTCGTGCCCGGCGCGCCGTTTTATGCCGAACACCCCGACACGCGCACGCTGCGCCTGTCGTATGTCACGGCCACCAGTGACGAGATCCGCACCTCCATTGCAGCGCTGGCTGCGGCCATCCGCGCGCACCAGGCCAGGGGCTGA
- a CDS encoding HDOD domain-containing protein: MVQSVLGSLILGYRPLWNRARKLAGIRLYAQNEAAAVVDAAHLLRTVQELWSASSPPLLLSAQTRQLLCTLLDEAPRGAPWIEVRGDWLSDTAIFSRVKAAHQRGLKLVWRGDMARLPEPEVARCFDNSLLTLRPEDAVAALQTTPARPGDPAPATRSKSPVLAGQMYENIASRALMEHCLDQQNALALAGWPVEDVLYGQRHQSPQPSHAVIVKLMKAIDAEQSLETFEEILGEDPLLAYRFMVYTNSAALGLRTGIDSLRRGLVMMGYGSIKRWLSDQLPHASTNLNLRPVREAMVMRAQLMTHLLDAGVENDLRREIYLCGLLSQLDDVMGESLGTILRRIPLSERIYDADVLGTGPYASGLQMARALESDDASVIRKLCETHEMDLEEVNRALLRVLADLEVERPAAA; encoded by the coding sequence ATGGTCCAATCCGTCCTCGGCAGCCTGATTCTTGGCTACCGCCCTTTGTGGAACCGGGCCCGCAAACTCGCGGGCATCCGGCTTTACGCCCAGAACGAGGCCGCCGCGGTGGTGGATGCCGCCCACCTGCTGCGCACGGTGCAAGAGCTGTGGTCTGCCAGCTCGCCGCCTTTGCTGCTGTCTGCGCAAACGCGCCAGCTTCTGTGCACGCTGCTGGATGAAGCGCCGCGCGGCGCCCCGTGGATCGAGGTGCGGGGCGACTGGCTGTCGGACACCGCCATCTTCAGCCGCGTGAAGGCAGCGCACCAGCGCGGCCTCAAGCTGGTATGGCGTGGCGACATGGCCCGCCTGCCCGAGCCCGAGGTGGCGCGCTGCTTTGACAACAGCCTGCTGACGCTGCGCCCCGAAGACGCCGTGGCCGCACTGCAAACCACCCCCGCCCGCCCCGGTGACCCGGCCCCCGCAACCCGCAGCAAAAGCCCAGTGCTGGCCGGCCAGATGTATGAAAACATCGCCAGCCGCGCGCTCATGGAGCATTGCCTCGATCAGCAAAACGCCCTAGCCCTGGCCGGCTGGCCGGTGGAAGACGTGCTTTACGGCCAGCGGCACCAGTCGCCACAGCCCTCGCACGCAGTCATCGTGAAGCTGATGAAGGCGATTGACGCCGAGCAGTCGCTGGAAACCTTCGAAGAAATCCTGGGCGAAGACCCGCTCTTGGCCTACCGCTTCATGGTCTACACCAACTCGGCGGCGCTGGGCCTGCGCACGGGCATCGATTCGTTGCGCCGGGGGCTGGTGATGATGGGCTATGGCTCCATCAAGCGCTGGCTGTCCGATCAGCTGCCCCACGCCAGCACCAACCTGAACCTGCGGCCCGTGCGCGAGGCCATGGTGATGCGGGCGCAGCTCATGACGCATCTGCTGGATGCCGGTGTGGAAAACGACCTGCGCCGCGAAATCTACCTGTGCGGGCTGCTGTCGCAGCTGGACGATGTCATGGGCGAATCCCTGGGCACCATCCTGCGCCGCATCCCGCTGTCCGAGCGCATCTATGACGCCGACGTGCTGGGCACCGGCCCCTATGCCTCGGGCCTGCAGATGGCCCGCGCACTGGAGTCGGACGACGCCAGCGTGATCCGCAAGCTGTGCGAAACCCATGAAATGGATCTGGAGGAAGTCAACCGCGCGCTATTGCGGGTGCTGGCCGATCTGGAAGTGGAACGCCCCGCCGCCGCCTGA
- a CDS encoding LysE family translocator produces MPPVEFTALLALATAMSFSPGPNTTLSTALAANRGLRHAMRFVCAVPVGWSALLLLCAGGLGAAVLAVPALRWGIKAVGIAYLVWLAWKLSQSGQLGEADAARMDVGFWQGAALQFVNIKAWLLSLTIVAGWIIGREDSLQRLAVVLPVMALFALCSNFVYAAVGALLRHWLAHGRRLLWFNRAMGCVLVVTAAWMVRT; encoded by the coding sequence ATGCCACCTGTTGAATTCACTGCCCTGCTGGCACTGGCCACTGCCATGAGCTTCAGCCCCGGCCCCAACACCACGCTGTCCACCGCGCTGGCGGCCAACCGCGGGTTGCGCCACGCGATGCGTTTTGTCTGCGCCGTGCCCGTGGGCTGGAGCGCGCTGCTGCTGCTGTGCGCGGGCGGCCTGGGGGCTGCGGTGCTGGCGGTGCCCGCGCTGCGCTGGGGCATCAAGGCCGTGGGCATTGCCTATCTGGTGTGGCTGGCCTGGAAGCTCAGCCAGAGCGGCCAGCTCGGCGAGGCCGACGCCGCCCGCATGGACGTGGGTTTCTGGCAAGGGGCGGCGCTGCAGTTCGTGAACATCAAGGCCTGGCTGCTGTCGCTGACCATCGTGGCGGGCTGGATCATCGGGCGCGAAGACAGCCTGCAGCGCCTGGCCGTGGTGCTGCCGGTGATGGCCCTGTTTGCGCTGTGCAGCAATTTTGTGTATGCCGCGGTGGGCGCGCTGCTGCGCCACTGGCTGGCGCACGGCCGGCGCCTGCTGTGGTTCAACCGTGCCATGGGCTGCGTGCTGGTCGTCACGGCCGCATGGATGGTGCGCACATGA